Genomic DNA from Kluyveromyces lactis strain NRRL Y-1140 chromosome C complete sequence:
TTGCTGGTGAAAGGTACATGGAACCCAGTAACCAGTTCTCAATATCAACGTCTACGAATCTCAAATCCATCATTGCATTCAAAGCTGGAGGCATGTTCAGTGGAAGATCCGAAGACGTCGACGTGAGTCTTGTCAACGAGAAGGGCCAAAAGCTTGGATCCCTCAAGGGACAGTGGACCAAAGAGGTCCGAGATCTCGATAACGGCCAACAAATTTGGAAATGCGGACCGTTAGTGGAAAacagtgaaaagaaatacgGATTCACCGTTTTTACCTCCAACTTGAACGAGATCACAGAGACAGAAAAGGATCATTTACCACCAACTGATTCCCGGTTGAGACCCGATATTCGCCTGTATGAAAACGGTATCATTACAGAGGCTGAACAAATGAAGCTGTCACTGGAACAAAAGCAACgtgaaagaagagataaGGGCGAAGACGCACAACCTCAATACTTCAAACAGATTAAACCCATGAAATGGCTCCCCGTTACTGGTGAAAATAACTACtgggaaagaagaaaaaggcACGATTGGAGCAACACCAAATCTTTAtggtgaaagaaaaaggtaaaaaaGCACGTTGCCATTACATTCGGCCGTTACTATCTCGGCCACTCATCACTCCGCATAGTGTCAAAATATGTATAATAAAGTGTCAGATTTAAATAACCcatagaaaagaaactaaCTCAAGAGATCAATACACAATCCAGCCTAATGCATGCCGAACCAGAATTTTTTATTAATTGCATAAATTCTTCGAAAGAAATTCAAGCGCGTGCTATCAGCCGATTCGAAATCCCAAGATCTCGATCTAATTTCCAGCCCGTGGGTCGGACGTAACAACTCCTCTTTTTCAACCTTATTCAGTGGCCTAGGGTAGATACAAAGACATATTCACTAAATTACTTCACATGCCAAGGCTTCTCTGTGACAGTTTCCATGCTTTTTTGCAGTCCTCTCTGTTTCAATAGATGTATATATGAACAGAAAACACGtgtatcacgtgatcacAAACCTTTGCCCGTTTTTTTCCCCTTTTCCTAGCAATTCTTGTCAGCCGCGCCCCACGTTCCCACTCTCAAGcctgaaaaaaaattcacCACTGGATCCAAAGCCCCATGTGGACCCTGGCatagaaaacaaaattCAACCGAGACAACAGAGTCCCGTCGTTAATCCTGAAAAAATGATCTGGCCCAAGATTATGAAGAACATTGTTGGTTTGATCTTCCACCATCTAGGTTCAAATGGATTGTTCCTTCTATTCAGACAATCCAGTATCAGCTTCAGTCCGTAAATTTGTGCTAAAGTTTTTCCATAGACGAACCACATGGGATGAGAGGGGGAGGTGCGGATTCCCGGCTGCAAAAATGATTAAAACCACACATTATTAGAAGAATTAGTCTTGGATAGTGTATATACTGGGCAGGTCCACGAGTCTTCTCCCCTTTGTCATGTGTATAATTTAAACATCTATTCTTGTTTTCTGACCACCGTGCGCCTTTGTCTGGGAAGCACGTTTTCGAGAAATCAATTTAATTATCTTTTCAATAGGAAAATCAAAAgggaattgaaaaaaaaaggaaaaagcACCAAACCAGGCCAATATGACtagtgaaaaagaaaaagaaagaccTACGGAGCAGGCAGTGACAGGTTAAAGGAATCAGAAAAGTAGGTTTGTAAGGGAAAGTTAATTAGGATGGATTGGAAAACGATGAGTAtgagaatgaaaaaaaaaagtgtgCACTCTCATGGATTTTTCAGTACCGGTTGAAGTATATATAAAGGAAGGATTAATATTCGATGAGGTAGGTTTCGAATGTTTCTCTTGTCTTAGTTCTATTTGTATTCTGTTATATTCAATCATAAGATCAGTAAAGCAATCCAAAGCAAAACCGGAATATcatataataataataataataataaaatggATACTAAAGAGGAAGCTCCAAAGGTTCATGTGAAGACTGCTGGTGGTAATGCAGCCTTCCACAATTTCATTAATGATTTTGCTCATATTGAAGATCCattagaaagaagaagattggCTTTGGATAAGATTGATAATGCTAGTTTCGGTTGGTACCATATCCGTGCCATCGCTGTTGCCGGTGTTGGTTTCTTGACTGATTCTTATGATATTTTTGCTATCAACTTGGGTTTGTCCATGATTGATTGATTACGTTTACTGGAACGGTAATATTCCATCTTCCACATCTACTTTGATTAAGGTTTCGACTTCTGTTGGTACCGTTATTGGTCAATTTGGTTTCGGTATTATGGCCGATGTTGTCGGTCGTAAGAAGATTTACGGTACTGAATTAATTATCATGATTGCTGCTTGTATCTTGCAATGTACTTTGGGACACTCTCCAGCTGTTAACTTCGTCGCCGTTTTCACATTCTACAGAATCATCATGGGTATCGGTATCGGTGGTGATTATCCATTGTCTTCGATTATCACATCCGAATTTTCTACTACTAAATGGAGAGGTGCCATCATGGGTGCAGTGTTTGCTAACCAAGCTTGGGGTCAAATCTCTGCTGGTATCGTTGCTCTGGTTTTGGTTGCTGCTTACAAGGGTGATTTGGAAGATGCTACCACTGGTAACTGTGGTCCAGCTTGTCAAAAGGCATGTGATCAAATGTGGAGAATCTTGATCGGTTTGGGTTGTTTACCAGGTTGTATTGCTCTATACTTCAGATTGACTATCCCAGAATCCCCACGTTATACCTTGGATGTCGACATGGACTTCAACAAGGGTGCTGCTGATGCTGCTAAGTTTACTTCTGGTGAACACGGTAACGctgaacaagaagaaattgccaaattggaaaaggCTCCAACTGCCGTTGAAACTATGGAAATCAAGCCACCAGCTGCCTCCTTCAAGGATTTCACCAGACATTTCAACCAATGGAAGCACATGAAGATTTTGATCGGTACCGCTGGTTCATGGTTCTTGTTGGATGTTGCCTTCTACGGTGTTTCTTTGAACTCCGCTGTTATTTTGCAAACTATTGGCTACGCTAGTTCTTCTAACGTTTACAGAAAGTTGTACAACTCTGCCGTTGGTAACTTGATTTTAATTTGTGCCGGTTCTTTGCCAGGTTACTGGGTCTCTGTCGCTACCATTGATGTCATTGGTAGAAAACCAATCCAATTGATGGGTTTCGTCATCTTGACCATTTTGTTCTGTATCATTGGTTTCGCTTACGACAAGATTGGTGACCATGGTCTATTAGCATTGTACGTCTTGtgtcaatttttcttcaacttcgGTCCTAACGTTACAACCTTCATCGTTCCTGGTGAATGTTTCCCAACTAGATACAGATCTTCCGCACATGGTATTTCAGCAGCTTCTGGTAAGATTGGTGCCATCATTGCCCAAACCGCTTTGGGTACTCTAATCGACCACAACTGTGCTAGAGAcggtttgaagaagaactgTTGGTTACCTCACGTTATGGAAATTTTCGCTTTGTTCATGTTGTTAGGTATCTTCACCACTTTGTTGATTCcagaaacaaagagaaaaaccCTTGAACAAATCAGTGAAGAATACCACGGTGAAATCGATCCATCCAGATATGCTGCAACTTCTGGCAAGTTGCACGACAGTGCTTCTTcccaaattgaaacagtataatcttctcttcaattgaaaacaagaaaatcacaaacaataaatcaaaagaCCCTTCTTTAGAGACAGTTCACgaatataaaaaaaagcaCTGATGCcgatcaaatcaaatcgGCTTTATCAACTTCCTCATAGCATTCCTTTCATTTATTCCGCTGATAAACTACTAAGAACTCTCTCTCCAAGGCGtaatgatttgaatatAATTCATCTATttaatatattatatatatataatcTTACAATGTACATTAGGACCAAAAATTCAATCCATATCGTTAATTTTAGTTTATTCATTCACTTTCAGCTTCGTTCTATCTTTGTTTCTATCTATCTTGCTTTACCCATCATTCCTTGTTGAATCTCATCAGCAAAAATAATGGAAAATGTAACCCGGAGTAAACATATTATCTAGCACGTGACCAAGAATCTCATGTCTGGAATGGGTAATATATCTGTATTACCCGATTCGGATAATATTTGATTTAGCAGGAATTTATCTTCCACGTGACCATTTCTGATGATTTTTGTGgaaaaatgtaaacaacgagaagagaaaaaacaacaaacaaacaaacgaaaattaaaaatatgaggaaaacaaataaaactgGTTATTGTTTAATGGGATATCAATCTTTGGACGGATAACTGGCTATTAAACTGCGGTCTGAAATTTACTATATTATAGTTATAGGGATTTTTAAAGATAGAGAAGAAGGTATTGAAAACCCGACGAATTAGTAGCGATGAGAGAAGTTATCAGTGTTAACGGTATGTGGAAGATCAGTGTTACAGTTTTCCTTAATTTAGATATTGATGATAGATAAAAtgagaaaagagagaacAATGTTTGAAGCCAGCAAGGTTTGATAAGTGTGTTCTATTTGGTTTTATGTGGATATGCTATTTATTGATGTGACTACAGTGTTTTAACCGTGGGCAGATTTTATGTTTGTCATGCTAGATCTACTTATTGAGTATTTCAGATCAGATATCGGGCATGATGAGAATCTTTTCCCCCCAAATTGTGTACAGGATGCTTTTTACAATCATGAATAGCAACTCATAGCGTTCAATGAGTGCAGAACTTATGTTTGCCCCTTTGTTATGCCAAATTTTGACGCGTCTTTGTTCATTTTACTTCTATTACAAGATCTGAAACAAATGGGATAATTAACATTAATActaacaaaaaaacaaatacaaTACCTTGTATTCACCATATAATTATAGTTGGTCAAGCTGGTTGTCAAATTGGTAATGCCTGTTGGGAATTGTATTCTTTAGAGCATGGTATTGCTCCAGATGGTTATTTACAAGAAGGGTTAAAGAAACCTACAGGTGGCGAAGAAGGATTTTCCACATTCTTCAACGAAACTGGCTCAGGTAAGTTCGTTCCTCGTGCAGTTTATGTGGATTTGGAGCCAAATGTGATTGATGAAGTGCGCACAGGTGCTTACAGAGACTTTTTCCATCCAGAACAATTAATCAGTGGTAAAGAGGATGCAGCTAACAATTATGCTCGTGGTCATTACACCGTTGGTAGAGAATTGTTGGATGATATCTTGGACAGAGTAAGAAAAATTTCCGATCAATGTGATGGTCTACAAGGTTTCCTTTTCACCCATTCCCTAGGTGGTGGTACAGGGTCTGGTCTTGGCTCATTGTTATTGGAACATTTGTCATTGGATTATGGTAAAAAATCTAAATTAGAATTCGCTGTGTACCCAGCTCCACAAGTTTCCACCTCAGTGGTTGAACCATACAATACCGTGCTAACTACACATACTACTCTAGAACATGCTGACTGTACATTCATGGTGGATAACGAAGCCATTTACGAGATGTGTAAGAAGAACCTTGATATTCAAAGACCAAGTTTCTCcaacttgaacaatttgatCGCTCAAGTAGTATCCTCGGTAACAGCTTCTTTGAGATTCGATGGTTCATTAAACGTGGATCTCAATGAATTCCAAACCAATCTAGTCCCATACCCAAGAATTCATTTCCCATTGGTCTCTTATGCTCCTATACTATCAAAGAGTAAAGCACATCACGAATCTAACTCTGTTGCTGAGATAACAAACGCTTGTTTCGAACCAGGTAACCAAATGGTTAAATGTGACCCAAGAACAGGTAAATACATGGCTACATGTTTACTTTACAGAGGTGATGTCGTTACAAGAGATGTTCAAAATGCAGTTGCTCAAAtcaagacaaagaaaaccGTCCAATTGGTGGACTGGTGTCCAACCGGTTTTAAAATTGGTATCTGTTACCAAGCTCCAACTGCTACACCTAACTCTCAACTATCTTCCGTGAACAGAGCTGTCTGTATGCTATCCAACACTACTGCCATCGCTGATGCTTGGAAGAGAATCGACAAAAAATTCGATCTAATGTACGCCAAGCGTGCTTTCGTCCATTGGTACGTTGGTGAAGGTATGGAAGAAGGTGAGTTCACCGAAGCTAGAGAAGACTTGGCAGCTTTGGAAAGAGACTACTACGAAGTTGGCGCCGATTCTTATGCTGACGAGGAATTTTAAAACTGGTTTCCGGAAATTTCCTCTAGCAGTTTAACGTTTTATATCGACTCAGAGCTATAATCAATTCTATTCCCCATTAattaatcaaagaaataaacaacataaaagaacaaaaaaaaattaggATAAAATGAAATGGACTTGAGCCAACCAACTTAGTGTACAATTTATGTTTGGCTTCCAATCTAAAGTCTCGGCATCAATATCAACGTTACCCATTCAAAACCGGTAATGTATCATTTACCATACCCCCCATGCTCAAATATCTGAAAGTATTACAACACTCAAGGCCTTCTATCTGCAATACCCGAATACCAAAACTCAGTCACATCAAAGATCACAACAAACTTCAATTTAGTTTCTCTCCTGATATGATCTAATAATTTTCTCTGTGTGATGTGATGGGGAATCTCTTTTATCATCTCCTCTTCTatcgtttttttttcaatcttaCACCAATTGTTGGTCTTTACCGCCTTAAAATACTTGTACGATGCCTATATTACTGCTATTAGTACCGTATATCATTAAGTACTAAATacattatatatatatatgtatacTACCGGCTTCTGAAATGAGACTGTTTTTATCTCTCGATTTTCCACATATTCTGAAGCTACGGCTAACCAAAGTGCTCAAGGTTGAAAGACATACGTACCCCACATTACTTATACGGTACAGGTCGGTATCACAATCCCATGGTGGCAATACCGGGCAAAGTCAAAGATTTTGCTCCATCTTCCACTTTCTTTTGTCTGACTTTATGTGTCGAGTCTCACTTTCTACTAGCTCTTTGCAGGTAGAAcgaaaaatataaaaaaaatagtatGATGACTTCTGATAATGGTTACTTCTTTCTGATTGAAGAAACACAACAGACATTGAACAAGCAGGGACTACTGCCCAGCTATATCAGGTGAAAGAGAGTAACTTTTCCACTCTTTGTTAGAGCAATGTCTTTTGATCTAGTAGCAGGCAATGCCCGTTCCAATTTTGTATTCAAAAATTGGGCAGGTATTTATTCGTGTAGACCGCAATTATATTTCCAACCTAATTCGATCGATGAAGTCGTGCAGATCGTTAAAGCTGCCATAGAACAAGGCAAGACCATTGTTACCGTTGGATCTGGTCATTCTCCTAGTGATATGTGTGTTACAGACCAAtggttgatgaatttaGACAATTTGAACTCTGTTGTAGAATTCAAGGAAAATAAAGAGGAGTTGTACGCCGATGTTACCGTCGAAGCAGGTCTTAGAATCTACCAGTTGAGTGAAATCTTAGCTGAGAAGGGATACGCAATCCAAAATTTGGGATCCATCTCCGAACAAAGTGTCGCAGGTATCATTTCTACTGGTACTCATGGATCTTCTCCATATCACGGATTGGTGTCGTCCCAATATGTAAACCTGACCATCGTGAACGGTAAGGGAGAGG
This window encodes:
- the TUB1 gene encoding alpha-tubulin TUB1 (highly similar to uniprot|P09733 Saccharomyces cerevisiae YML085C TUB1 Alpha-tubulin associates with beta-tubulin (Tub2p) to form tubulin dimer which polymerizes to form microtubules) is translated as MREVISVNVGQAGCQIGNACWELYSLEHGIAPDGYLQEGLKKPTGGEEGFSTFFNETGSGKFVPRAVYVDLEPNVIDEVRTGAYRDFFHPEQLISGKEDAANNYARGHYTVGRELLDDILDRVRKISDQCDGLQGFLFTHSLGGGTGSGLGSLLLEHLSLDYGKKSKLEFAVYPAPQVSTSVVEPYNTVLTTHTTLEHADCTFMVDNEAIYEMCKKNLDIQRPSFSNLNNLIAQVVSSVTASLRFDGSLNVDLNEFQTNLVPYPRIHFPLVSYAPILSKSKAHHESNSVAEITNACFEPGNQMVKCDPRTGKYMATCLLYRGDVVTRDVQNAVAQIKTKKTVQLVDWCPTGFKIGICYQAPTATPNSQLSSVNRAVCMLSNTTAIADAWKRIDKKFDLMYAKRAFVHWYVGEGMEEGEFTEAREDLAALERDYYEVGADSYADEEF
- a CDS encoding uncharacterized protein (no similarity), which produces MNRKHVYHVITNLCPFFSPFPSNSCQPRPTFPLSSLKKNSPLDPKPHVDPGIENKIQPRQQSPVVNPEKMIWPKIMKNIVGLIFHHLGSNGLFLLFRQSSISFSP